In Micropterus dolomieu isolate WLL.071019.BEF.003 ecotype Adirondacks unplaced genomic scaffold, ASM2129224v1 contig_783, whole genome shotgun sequence, the following proteins share a genomic window:
- the si:ch211-106e7.2 gene encoding uncharacterized protein si:ch211-106e7.2 has protein sequence MQSCAWMNGQYQQHGPLSQSSQAATPLTHDTMRNRQGGTANNCYLYRTLTTGGQPQQSAHFAFRNGAYSNRQMSNWHASAVSHQTVSPQQPATVNTNNYLTGLNGNLQNSSTNMQSGNHGLVVTNGVQVARQQDFHQNSMGNWNQSIWAQDGNTSNRQYCRVQKSLFQNVNGASTLPVSAYTTTATSLPHEQVGWTNKLMSAQNRQTAHNQYYRQNSIQHGFSPSFPPTYDMAVSQSFTNSITANTASEQSSYSMLQKTQQYSSQRNNEEEATTSVNSNSFGRQYETNPFLAKTNNPSLNPAADTQQMPSRQMIVAGIADSLRSFTASSDGRPLVYTSSPYNGKHASEVRMMESNQSMQPVSTVTESYSPNAFQSLPFSSRQSLPETTHSVMSRQQHSVDTPPQQSSVPNVSYNNTARDGSGSKPANAFFPVGSLSNASQLMQLHKTQSFVANNGEMLEILERLSSVKSNDSSIHSSPGRTGARAVAVVQPLSQESYQIASEHTSSNTVDQMGECTATNESINKPEKLSSPAVTTNQMSPCLREESNLYPESPNRLRSNKSSRTSSDGTFVSSSDSAENQDLSPKQICADDTGSELAINMQVDQCVSPTTQQSLTSEVPVIQCGDEEESVNPADEALSSVPTVPWTSATLSKCLEYAEKEMCKRDFPTVHSGSQCLNMFWDGSIANLAGLLRTGWYKNLITCVTKFIYEHVTPDTVILSQVKKNFNSYHVLQHDEVYSEPEPYKSSWLNVNEQLDDIDKEFGFQWSLKHRLHVLESDSQPDQVGTGNSIPAQTESEASIRVSSPTELEPVDSSDEKQASSVSTQTVSPSKTECVDSSDPYYSFEIQVLPSDEAQLIFEQLKSKMSQRMDTDRRPEKVTRSSLEGELPEVIDVTLNDSKPKKKSVFPIEQVCCIDKWMNRIMGSSTPSFKCQCKNEPSHKPKDFPDKTLDNEDIAIQKKDKRCAIRSDSKLHSVVGEQNQAKSGENIDIFCQTIDLTQCGDNPHSYSDREPKSISQMSITSSQSSITLISKNKDLDCSISENEICSHMLDFEKDSQMIASGQLGGSDSSEKERKQFFRSGTEIQSDPEVDCVRDQLKSTVSTLSCTSVSRDKEIENLSESEVANQMSALEENCGQAQLTSTNVPESSLETREQTQISATSAVQTTVERKQKRLSSYDGFVPFTKKSTICNPPVDSQSVLEGVSKCGKVFLDATDGVPSASNVRTVELILFGSTQDQCGLLGSRKRHISSSESGIPRPPEVITVKLSPLRRKSRETLPPGENSVKLKIHEKWRRSFPPTKIRHRKKLKTQMRSFASLSGVNHKKAEVVGPTNTEELPVSSEMRIHNRNAKRSLSLKRRRSFSNGLKHGGKKKKDAVSLKQRAHQERSNGGNGSLAVKPLQENEVLRFSVLPNTFNFKDGSNGRKETNDPVPDKPDVPEGKEKSHNKSVVRPKDTWCPKPEKKYRPLLSPPTSKNSSLFHVFQKKYMERTQQSMDE, from the exons ATGCAATCTTGTGCATGGATGAATGGACAGTACCAACAGCATGGACCACTCTCTCAGTCCTCACAAGCTGCTACTCCTCTTACCCATGACACAATGAGGAATCGGCAAGGTGGGACAGCAAATAACTGTTATCTGTACAGGACATTGACCACAGGAGGCCAACCACAACAAAGTGCACATTTTGCCTTTCGCAATGGAGCTTACTCTAACAGACAGATGTCAAACTGGCATGCCTCAGCAGTTTCTCATCAGACCGTTTCTCCTCAGCAGCCAGCTACAGTGAACACAAACAATTATCTGACGGGCTTAAATGGCAATCTGCAAAACTCCTCTACTAATATGCAAAGTGGAAATCATGGTTTGGTGGTCACTAATGGAGTTCAGGTTGCCAGGCAGCAAGATTTTCATCAGAACTCTATGGGAAATTGGAATCAGTCAATATGGGCACAGGATGGTAACACGTCTAATCGCCAATATTGTAGAGTTCAGAAAAGCttgtttcaaaatgtaaatggaGCGTCAACTCTACCTGTTTCAGCATACACTACAACAGCTACCTCGCTTCCACATGAACAGGTGGGTTGGACCAACAAATTAATGTCTgcacaaaacagacagactgctcaTAACCAAtattacagacaaaacagcattCAGCATGGattctctccttccttcccaCCAACCTATGATATGGCTGTCTCTCAGTCTTTCACAAACAGCATTACAGCAAACACAGCAAGTGAACAGAGTTCGTACAGCATGCTCCAGAAAACTCAACAATACTCCAGTCAAAGGAACAATGAGGAAGAGGCCACCACCTCTGTTAACTCAAATTCATTCGGCCGCCAGTATGAAACCAACCCGTTcttggcaaaaacaaacaaccctTCCTTAAATCCAGCTGCTGATACACAACAAATGCCCAGCCGCCAGATGATAGTTGCAGGAATTGCAGACAGCCTACGTTCTTTCACTGCTAGCTCAGATGGTCGACCTCTAGTGTATACCAGTTCACCATACAATGGGAAACATGCCAGCGAGGTCAGAATGATGGAGTCTAATCAAAGTATGCAACCTGTGTCGACTGTGACAGAAAGTTACAGCCCAAATGCCTTCCAGTCTTTACCATTCAGTTCTAGGCAATCTTTGCCTGAAACCACCCACAGTGTTATGTCAAGACAACAGCACAGCGTAGATACGCCACCTCAGCAAAGCTCTGTACCAAATGTCTCCTATAATAATACAGCAAGAGATGGAAGTGGAAGTAAGCCAGCCAATGCATTTTTTCCTGTTGGATCTTTAAGCAACGCATCTCAACTGATGCAACTGCATAAGACCCAATCATTCGTAGCAAACAATGGTGAAATGCTTGAAATACTTGAAAGGCTCTCATCAGTCAAGTCAAATGACAGCTCCATTCACTCATCTCCTGGTCGAACAGGCGCAAGAGCTGTTGCTGTTGTACAGCCGTTGTCACAGGAAAGCTACCAAATTGCCAGCGAGCATACCTCTTCTAACACAGTCGATCAAATGGGTGAATGCACTGCAACAAATGAATCTATAAATAAACCAGAGAAATTAAGTTCACCAGCTGTGACAACAAACCAAATGTCTCCATGTTTGAGAGAAGAATCTAATCTTTACCCAGAAAGCCCAAACAGGTTGAGGTCTAACAAATCTTCACGAACATCCAGTGATGGTACTTTTGTGTCATCTTCAGATTCAGCTGAGAATCAAGACTTGTCACCTAAACAGATATGTGCTGATGACACAGGATCTGAACTGGCCATTAACATGCAAGTAGATCAGTGTGTTTCACCAACGACTCAACAATCACTGACCTCTGAAGTGCCAGTAATCCAATGCGGTGATGAGGAGGAAAGCGTAAATCCAGCTGATGAAGCGCTTTCCTCAGTACCAACAGTCCCGTGGACAAGTGCCACATTAAGTAAGTGCTTAGAGTATGCCGAAAAAGAGATGTGCAAAAGAGATTTTCCTACGGTTCATTCTGGAAGCCAatgtttaaacatgttttgGGATGGAAGCATTGCAAACTTGGCAGGATTGCTCAGGACAGGCTGGTATAAGAATTTAATTACGTGTGTTACAAAGTTCATTTATGAACATGTAACACCAGACACTGTCATATTGTCACAAGTAAAGAAAAACTTCAACAGCTACCATGTCCTCCAACATGATGAAGTTTATTCAGAACCAGAACCCTACAAATCATCATGGTTGAATGTCAACGAACAGCTAGATGACATTGATAAAGAGTTTGGCTTCCAGTGGTCTTTGAAGCATCGCCTTCACGTACTTgagagtgacagtcagccaGATCAAGTTGGGACAGGCAACAGCATTCCTGCACAAACTGAAAGTGAGGCGTCAATCAGGGTCTCGTCACCAACTGAGCTTGAACCAGTTGACTCGAGTGATGAAAAACAAGCCTCCAGTGTTTCAACGCAAACTGTCTCCCCGAGTAAAACAGAGTGTGTCGATTCCAGTGACCCATATTACTCATTTGAAATCCAAGTTTTGCCTTCAGACGAGGCCCAACTTATCTTTGAGCAACTAAAAAGCAAGATGTCACAAAGAATGGACACAGACAGGCGGCCAGAAAAAGTCACGCGTAGCTCTTTGGAGGGTGAGCTACCTGAGGTTATAGATGTCACTTTGAATGACTCAAAACCGAAGAAAAAATCAGTCTTTCCAATAGAACAGGTTTGTTGCATTGACAAGTGGATGAACAGGATTATGGGGTCAAGCACGCCTTCTTTTAAATGCCAGTGCAAGAACGAGCCAAGTCATAAACCTAAAGATTTCCCTGACAAGACCCTTGATAATGAAGATATTGCCATacaaaagaaagataaaaggTGTGCAATCAGGTCTGACAGCAAATTACACTCTGTGGTAGGAGAACAGAATCAAGCGAAAAGTGGGGAGAACATTGACATCTTTTGTCAAACCATTGACTTGACTCAATGCGGCGACAATCCTCACTCATATTCTGACAGAGAACCAAAGAGCATTTCCCAGATGAGCATAACTAGTAGCCAGTCGAGCATCACACTcataagtaaaaacaaagatcTGGATTGCTCcatcagtgaaaatgaaatttgCAGCCACATGCTAGACTTTGAAAAGGATTCTCAAATGATAGCAAGTGGCCAGTTAGGCGGTTCAGACAgtagtgagaaagaaagaaagcaattCTTCAGAAGTGGCACTGAAATTCAGTCAGACCCTGAGGTGGATTGTGTACGAGATCAGTTGAAATCTACAGTAAGTACGCTGTCATGTACTTCGGTCAGTAGAGACAAAGAAATTGAAAATCTCAGTGAAAGTGAAGTTGCCAACCAGATGTCAGCCCTCGAAGAGAACTGTGGACAAGCTCAGCTGACATCTACAAATGTGCCAGAGTCATCATTGGAAACTAGAGAACAAACACAAATTAGTGCGACTTCTGCCGTCCAGACAACTGTTGAAAGAAAGCAGAAGAGACTTAGCAGTTATGATGGATTTGTTCCATTCACGAAGAAATCAACGATATGCAATCCCCCTGTTGATTCGCAGTCTGTCCTTGAGGGCGTTTCAAAATGTGGGAAGGTTTTTCTTGATGCGACTGATGGTGTACCTTCAGCCTCAAATGTTAGAACTGTAGAACTGATACTCTTTGGCTCAACACAAGACCAGTGCGGTTTACTTGGCAGCAGAAAGAGACATATTTCATCTTCAGAGTCTGGAATACCAAGGCCTCCAGAAGTTATCACTGTGAAGCTCAGTCCCTTGAGGAGAAAGTCCCGTGAAACTCTCCCACCAGGGGAAAATTCAGTCAAACTAAAGATTCACGAAAAATGGAGAAGAAGTTTTCCACCAACTAAAATTAGgcacagaaaaaaactgaaaacacagatgAGATCGTTTGCCTCTTTATCTGGGGTGAATCACAAGAAAGCTGAAGTGGTTGGCCCTACCAACACCGAGGAGCTGCCAGTTTCCTCTGAAATGAGGATCCACAATAGAAATGCTAAGCGCAGCCTGagtctgaagaggaggaggtccTTCTCTAATGGACTAAAACAtggagggaagaagaagaaggatgcAGTCTCACTCAAACAGCGTGCTCATCAAGAGAGAAGTAATGGTGGAAATGGAAGCCTTGCTGTCAAGCCTCTTCAGGAGAACGAGGTCCTGAGGTTCAGTGTGTTACCCAATACCTTCAACTTCAAAGATGGATCCAATGGGAGAAAGGAAACCAATGATCCTGTTCCAG ataagCCTGACGTCCctgaaggaaaggaaaagagcCACAACAAATCTGTTGTGAGGCCAAAAG ATACATGGTGTCCAAAACCTGAGAAGAAGTATcgtcctctactgtcacctcCTACCTCCAAGAACTCCAGCCTCTTCCATGTGTTTCAGAAGAAATACATGGAGAGGACACAGCAATCCATGGATGAATAA